ATATATTTCATTGACGTATTAACACACATTAATGAAATGCGTGTGTGTGTAGTGAGTTAGGTTGACAAATGGCTAATCAAAATCCACAACCCCCTTAAACAATCCATGTTTGTTTAGAAGGGAGTAGGGGGTGGGAAAGACTGAAATATGGGTCCCACAGTACAGTGGGGTAGAAGACAGCAAAAGAAAGATGTGGTGAAACAACTATAGCATCCCACCCTACTAGGGGctgggagaggagagagagaagagaaagaaaagaagaaaaggaggtgTGAGCAGAGATGAAGAGTGGTGGTTCGTAGCCAATGATCTTAGAAGGGTGGTTTGCAAGAGTACAAGGAGATGCACAAGGTGGACTGGATCGCCATCTTCTTttgcaaaattttttttctttttttttagaaacccATTTTGGATACAAGaggtgggagaagaagaagtcgTATCCCATGAACACAGCGGGGGAGAGAGAAGCGCATGGAGCCGTTGAACATTTCCGCCCGCAAAGTCTTTGGAAATGGGTGGGGTGAAGGCTACATCAGCAGACAGGGAAAACTCGTTTCCCAATGTTGTCTGGACACTTTCCAACACCCACTCAACCAAATGTTATGCTTTCAAGTCCGTATAATAATCCCAAGGGTGATAtggcttcttttctttctttttcattccaatcaatATCAATTTCCTAAAATCATGCTTTGTAAGATCTTATCCCATTATGACATGATTCTAGGagattttgaattcaaaattcaaacgaTCTCGTTATCCtctttattataatattatttGACATGAGATCACATCTCATATCATAAGATTCAAACCCAATGGAAATCCTCCCAAGAACAATGGCCAACTTAGTATATGCTACCAAAATGGGTGAATCTAAATCAGGAAGGGCTAGGATCCTATTGGGATTCTATCCACCATGCCATGTATTAGCTTAGTAGCACATTCAAAATTTGGTACTTACCAATACATACACGATAAGTGTACCAAAAAACCCTCAATTTTAGTAGAAAATTATGCATTAGTTCCTGTACTTTTCAATATCACTATATGACATGTATTAATTTACTTTCAAAACTCCAGTCTATCGAAAATGCAATCACAaagatttcattattttgattggaCCTTTAAAAGATTTCCAAAAATGTGTGTAAACTAAATAAATAGGCAAATTATTATTGTCATTAAGGTCTGTTATTTTTTCAAACGTCACAAGACATCTATTTTGCCACATGGATATGAAATGGCTATTTCGAACGGTGGAGATAGAGGACATGGTCTAAATTAGacatatgtcaaattttagagtctaattcaatcaaatatcattTTTTGTATTGATTCACATCTCATGTATATATGCTTGGTGGTGCACTTTGTCTAAGGACGGATCCTTCTCAACTAAGTTAGCAACTCAATATCTCAAGACCACCACACTAACAAGCTTCAATGCATGCCCATACAGGTGTCGTTGCTCCTCTCCCTGCTCTCGATGGTGGCGATTTTTTTGGAGAATCAATATCCACCCCAAGTTTAAGCTTTTCTTCTGGAGGACGATAAATGAGGGCCTCTCTACAAAGGACATTTTATCTAAATGGGTGGATATTGACCCTCATTGTTATTTTTGCCACTCCCAGAAAGAGTCTGCCTTCCATATTCTGTTTGAATGTGATCTTGCAAGGAAGGTTTGGGCCTTAGGCACACTAGGCCTTAAACCAGATACACTACCTTGCAATTCAGTCAAAACTCTAGTATCATGTTGTTTTACATCAGGTCTAATCCCAAAAAGGGATCTGAAATGGTTTTTTTCTgtaataataatatgttatttcCTATGGAACCACAGAAATAAAACCCtgtttttagaacaaaaacttGATAAACCCGATATTCCAAGTATCATTCATCAACTTGAGTACTGGATAGCAACCAGTATCACACACAATTCGCTGGAGCCCCAGGTGATATCTATCCCTACTCAAATCACAAGCCCTACCCCACATGACATTAATCTTCTTATTGTCACTAATGTACATGACAACAAAACAAATATGTCAGTTTGTGCTATTATTTTCCTCTCTTAGAGCACTGAAATATTATGGGAATCTAACTATGTCTTGACAGGAAACTGTGGTGAAGCCGAGGCATTAGGCCTCTTGAAGGGGTTGGCATGGGCGAGATCTGGTTGATGGAAGGTGGACAACATCTGGAGCGACGCTATGGAGATCAGACTTTTTCTAGACAAGCAGTTTAAGAAATTAGTAGATTTATGGCCTAAAACTTTAATCATGGTATGTCATGAATTGGACTTCTATAGTATCCCACGTTCTGTAATATTAATAACCGTAACCTACTAGGACGACTTAAATCTATTGCATATAAGACTCCAATTACTAGGACTCCACTTATCAAATCAAGACAACATGTAATTAGCCTTCTATTATCTaatatatgtttttcttttag
The DNA window shown above is from Macadamia integrifolia cultivar HAES 741 unplaced genomic scaffold, SCU_Mint_v3 scaffold1517, whole genome shotgun sequence and carries:
- the LOC122064097 gene encoding uncharacterized protein LOC122064097 isoform X3; this translates as MGSSKDPSSSPRNGILVFWQITYIPMQCQAVFAKFRCRCSSPCSRWWRFFWRINIHPKFKLFFWRTINEGLSTKDILSKWVDIDPHCYFCHSQKESAFHILFECDLARKVWALGTLGLKPDTLPCNSVKTLVSCCFTSGLIPKRDLKWFFSVIIICYFLWNHRNKTLFLEQKLDKPDIPSIIHQLEYWIATSITHNSLEPQVISIPTQITSPTPHDINLLIVTNVHDNKTNMSVCAIIFLS